The nucleotide window AGCCAAGCTGGAATATCGGATAAAATCGTTAAAATTCTTCTTAGGCCTTTTTGGGTTCTCCGGATCCTTCATGCTTTGTTTGTTCGCCCATTACACACGACCCGGAGAACAGTGCACCAGGTTCGATGCTTAATTTTCCCGTGCTTATTTCACCATATACTTTTGATGAAGATTTGAGACTTAATAGTTGCTCAACTTTAAGCTTTCCTTTTTGATAGCCCGAAATTTCAGAGTTTTTACATTTAATTTCACCGGTTACTTTGCCTGAAACTCCAATAACGACTCTCCCTGAACAATCCAGGTTTCCATTCAATTCTCCATCAATCCGAATATCTCCATC belongs to uncultured Sunxiuqinia sp. and includes:
- a CDS encoding polymer-forming cytoskeletal protein, which encodes MAKANNNTDSQGINLIGKGTCITGDVASDGDIRIDGELNGNLDCSGRVVIGVSGKVTGEIKCKNSEISGYQKGKLKVEQLLSLKSSSKVYGEISTGKLSIEPGALFSGSCVMGEQTKHEGSGEPKKA